DNA sequence from the Moorena sp. SIOASIH genome:
AGCTGATTATAACTTTTTAAAAGTGTTTCTTCTTCTTCTGTTTTGGGTTCATTTTTTTCGCTTTCTTTTTCAAGATACTGAATTCTGGTTTGTAAAAATGGCTTATAACTTTCATTTTGAAGTTTAAAATAATCTTCCCCATCACTATCTTTTCCAGCAATAAAATTATTATATATTGCTTCAGCTAAAGTTGTGTTTTCGATGGTTATAAAACGCTCGTATAGTGCATAAATAAAAATCGTTAAAGTAGTGAGTCGTTGTTGACCATCAACAATCTTTAATTCTTGTGATTTGTCCTCTCCAACTAAAACAAGAGCACCTATAAAATGTTCTTGATGGTGAAATTCATGATTGTCTGTAATCTCAATATTCGAGATTATATCTTCCCACAACTCATTAACTTCGTCTGTTGACCAAGAATATTCTATCTGAAATCTAGGAACAATATACTTTTTGTTAACTGAAAAAAGTTCATCAATTGTTTTAGTATATGCATGAAGTTCCATAGGTTATGATCTGTAGATTAACTAAAAAACAACATTAATTCATATTGATACAAGCAGCACAAGCTCTTACAGCAAACTTTTAGGTATGACCCGTGGCGATTTTAATTCTTAATGGGTCAAGGGCACCTTTGCCTTTTGCCTTTTGCCTTTTGCCTTGCGCTTAGCGCTATACAACCTTAGTATTCCCAAAAAATTATGTCTTAATAACAAGGTGCAAAAAGTACTTTACCCGATAAACCATCAACCATCAACCATCAAGCTTCCAACCTTTTAATTTCTCCTGCTTGCACTGAAAGAATCTGAGACGAATTCAGCCATTGGGAATCAAAGGCTCCCAAGTGAGTAGTAGTAATCAAAGTCTGAAACCGGTCCTGAATAGCATCCAACAGTAAATTTTGCCGATTCAAGTCTAATTCAGCTAATACATCATCGAGTAACAACAGAGGTGGCTCTCCCACCACCTCTTCAATCAGCTTCAATTCTGCTAACTTAAGCGCTAACACCAACGTTCGCTGTTGACCCTGAGAACCATAGGACTTGGCTGGAGTCTGATTAATGGTAAACTGTACTTCATCCCGGTGAGGACCGACTAGGGTTCTCCCTTGATGAAATTCAGGAATAGAGTACTGTTGGATTTTCTCTAAAAAAGCCTGCTTGACTAGATCTGGGTCATCTTTGGAAAGACTGACATTAGGGGCATAGGTAATATCCAATACCTCTGTCTTGCCACTAATACTAGCGTGCCATGCTTGGGCTAAAGGAGCTAACCGTTTTAGCATTCTGTCTCGACGGCGGGTGACCCGTGAGCCAGCAGTAGCCAGTTGGGCATCCCACAACCCTAGCTCGGCATTGTATTGCTTAGATACAGATTCATCAACTCCCCCTTCTTGTTGTTGTTTACGGATTTTTTTCAGCAAAGCATTGCGCTGTCGCAATACCTGGTTATATTGCTGCAAAATGTAAGCATAAATTGGTTCTAGCTGAGTCAGAATCGAATCGAGCCAGGCGCGACGCCGCTCTGGTGCTCCTCGCACCAGTTCCAAATCCAGGCTAGAAAACTGTACCGCATTCAGAATACCTAAAAAGTCCAACTGGCGACGTAAGGATTCTTGATTGAGAGCAACAGTACGTCGTCCTTGAGTGCGCAAGGTTAATCCTAGTTCTACTGAACCATAGGTTCGTTCTAGAGTAGCCCGAATCTCCGCAATGGGAGTAGTTTCTAATACCAATTCGCGATCGCGTGCTGACCGATGACTCTTGAGGGTAGAGAGCAACTCTACTGCCTCCAGTAGATTCGATTTCCCCTGAGCATTATTACCCAGCAAAATTGTCTTGGGAGCATCGAAGTTGATCAGGCAATCCCTGTAGTTACGAAACTGTCGCAGGTGTAGGCTCTTAAGGTACATCCAATGAAGGTTACAGGTTGGGGGTTAGCAGGTTGAAGGTTAGCAGGTTGAAGGTTAGCAGGTTGAAGGTTAAGGGGTTTAAGGTTAATCGGTTGAAGGTTAATCGGTTGAAGGTTAATCGGTTGAAGGTTAATCGGTTGAAGGTTAATCGGTTGAAGGTTAATCGGTTGTTCGCCCAAGGCGTCCCTTGTAGGGTAAGTTAGTCGGTTGAAAGTTAGCAGGTTGAAGGTTAGCAGGTTCTAGATTAATAGGTTAACAGGCTTAAGATTAGAAGTTTGATCTGAACTTAAAAAAATATCTAACCGTCCAACCAGCTAACCTTCAACCTTCAACCAGCTAACCTTCAACCTTCAACCAGCTAACCTTCAACCTTCAACCAGCTAACCTTCAACCTTCAACCAGCTAACCTTCAACCTTCAACCAGCTAACCTTCAACCTTCAACCAGCTAATCTTCAACCTTCAACCAGCTAACCTTCAACCTTCAACCAGCTAACCTTCAACCTTCAACCAGCTAACCTTCAACCTTCAACCAGCTAACCTTCAACCAGCTAACCTTCAACCTTCAACCTAGCAACCTTCAACCTGGCAACCTTCAACCTGGCAACCTTCAACCTGGCAACCTTCAACCTTCAACTTCCCAACCGACTAACCTTGAACTTTTCCCTTGCTATACCAACGAATAAATAATTTCTCCAGCTCAACCCAAACAAATAGTGACGTACTAAAGCCAAGACAGACAGCGAATTCCATCATAGTCAGAGGCTCAGTGCCAAAGAAGTCTTGCAAAAAGGGTACATAAACCAGTAGCAGCTGTAACAGAGTAGTCACAGTAACTGCCAACAGCAAATAAGGGTTAGAGAATGGGTTTAATTCCAGAGTAATGCGTTTGTTGGAGCGGACTGCGAGGGCGTGGCCCATTTGAGCAATACATAGGGTAGTAAATACCATTGTCTTCCAGTGATGGAAGTATCCATAGGCGATTGCCATTAAGGTAATGTTAAAAATGGCAAAAACAATACCAATGCGCACCATATAAGACCCCAACCCTCTGGCAAAAATACTTTCCCGAGGACTAAAAGGCGATCGCTTCATCACATCGGGTTCTGCTGGTTCCACGGCTAGGGCAAGAGCGGGTAAACCATCAGTGACTAAGTTCATCCAGAGAATTTGTAAGGGTGTGAGGGGAACATCTGGTAGTCCCATGATCGGGGCTGCAGCAATAGTCAATACCTCACCGATGTTACTGCCCAGGATGTATCTAATAAAGCGGCGAATATTGTCATATACTGTCCGACCTTCTTCTGTGGCAGCAACAATGGTGGCAAAGTTGTCATCTAAAAGCACCATATCGCTGGCTTCTTTACTGACATCGGTCCCGGTAATTCCCATAGCAATACCAATGTCAGCTTGCTTGAGAGCGGGTGCATCATTGACCCCATCTCCGGTCATGGCAACAAATTTACCCCGACCCTGGAGTGCCTGAACGATTCTGAGTTTGTGTTCAGGAGCAACACGAGCATAAATGCTGACTTGGTCTACCTGTTCCTCTAGATCGAGCTGGGAGAGCTTTTGTAACTCCTGACCAGTCAGTACCTGATCACCGTGATTAGCAATTCCCAAATCCTGGGCAATCGCTCTAGCGGTAAGTTTGTGGTCTCCGGTAATCATAATCGGACGAATTCCAGCATTCCGGCAACGCTGAACTGCTTCTCGTACCTCTGGGCGTGGAGCATCCAACATTCCCACTAACCCCAACCACACCAACCCTTGCTCTAAGATTTCATGGTCTGCTTCTGGAGCTGATAAGCTATCTAGGGACTTATAGGCAAAACCTAGCACTCGCAAACCAGCCCCTGCCATTTGGTTATTCTGTTCCAAAATCTGTTGCCGCTGGTCTTCTGTCAAGGGTTGACACCCTAGAGTTCCTGCTGCT
Encoded proteins:
- a CDS encoding DUF262 domain-containing protein, yielding MELHAYTKTIDELFSVNKKYIVPRFQIEYSWSTDEVNELWEDIISNIEITDNHEFHHQEHFIGALVLVGEDKSQELKIVDGQQRLTTLTIFIYALYERFITIENTTLAEAIYNNFIAGKDSDGEDYFKLQNESYKPFLQTRIQYLEKESEKNEPKTEEEETLLKSYNQLYNNLSRQKLSEVFTTFKIDNTSNYERLLKEINFCFISR
- the recF gene encoding DNA replication/repair protein RecF, whose translation is MYLKSLHLRQFRNYRDCLINFDAPKTILLGNNAQGKSNLLEAVELLSTLKSHRSARDRELVLETTPIAEIRATLERTYGSVELGLTLRTQGRRTVALNQESLRRQLDFLGILNAVQFSSLDLELVRGAPERRRAWLDSILTQLEPIYAYILQQYNQVLRQRNALLKKIRKQQQEGGVDESVSKQYNAELGLWDAQLATAGSRVTRRRDRMLKRLAPLAQAWHASISGKTEVLDITYAPNVSLSKDDPDLVKQAFLEKIQQYSIPEFHQGRTLVGPHRDEVQFTINQTPAKSYGSQGQQRTLVLALKLAELKLIEEVVGEPPLLLLDDVLAELDLNRQNLLLDAIQDRFQTLITTTHLGAFDSQWLNSSQILSVQAGEIKRLEA